The proteins below are encoded in one region of Nocardioides marmorisolisilvae:
- a CDS encoding enoyl-CoA hydratase/isomerase family protein, which translates to MNTLDPGDIFAKYPEEVLVERKADGVLLITMNRPERLNALTMPMFQVMSDIWADVDRDPETRVAVITGAGRGFCTGMDVRQPDPSLDDAIALAETERRRITTLLNMDKPVISAINGPAVGWGLSMALLADISVAAEDAVLSDGHTRIGVVAGDHSSLIWPLLVGMAKSKYYQLTSAKLTGIEAERIGLVSLVEPKERVLERALEIASDLARGSQQAIRWTKRSLNTGWLTNALPQQELSAALETIGFASADYAEARQAFREGRAPAYPSARGKGHSFEQSPAHL; encoded by the coding sequence ATGAACACACTTGACCCCGGAGACATTTTCGCGAAGTACCCCGAAGAAGTCCTCGTTGAGCGTAAGGCCGACGGCGTCCTGCTGATCACGATGAACCGCCCAGAGCGTCTGAACGCGTTGACGATGCCGATGTTCCAGGTCATGTCGGATATCTGGGCAGACGTCGATCGCGACCCTGAGACGCGGGTGGCGGTCATAACGGGTGCCGGGCGGGGGTTCTGCACGGGGATGGACGTCCGCCAGCCCGATCCGTCGCTTGATGACGCAATCGCCCTCGCCGAGACCGAGAGGCGGCGCATCACAACTCTGCTCAACATGGACAAGCCCGTCATCTCGGCGATCAACGGCCCCGCCGTGGGTTGGGGCTTGTCGATGGCGCTGCTGGCGGACATCAGTGTCGCTGCGGAGGATGCGGTCCTCTCGGACGGGCACACTCGCATCGGGGTTGTCGCCGGTGACCACTCCTCGCTCATCTGGCCATTGCTTGTCGGGATGGCAAAGTCCAAGTACTACCAACTCACCTCGGCGAAGTTGACAGGGATCGAGGCCGAGCGCATTGGTCTCGTCAGTCTCGTCGAGCCGAAGGAACGGGTACTGGAACGAGCGCTGGAGATCGCCTCGGATCTGGCCCGGGGCTCGCAGCAAGCGATTCGTTGGACCAAACGCTCCTTGAACACAGGGTGGCTGACGAATGCGCTGCCTCAGCAGGAGCTCTCCGCTGCGCTGGAAACGATCGGCTTCGCGAGTGCGGACTATGCAGAGGCAAGGCAGGCGTTCCGTGAGGGCCGAGCGCCGGCATACCCATCAGCTCGGGGCAAAGGCCACTCCTTCGAACAGTCACCCGCGCACCTGTAG
- a CDS encoding enoyl-CoA hydratase/isomerase family protein, with product MPSSTIEEVEGLCTDEHDGVVIVTLDRPPANAMNRDVIRGIACLFNTFAEVREPPPVVITGGGERFFCAGGDIKELDGADVSQIEDRMREFHRMLVAMDRYPRPVVAAVNGYCVGGGVEYAMFADLVLAAPHARFGFPEINHGLLPAEKGIERVARLVGVKTTRALLLTGDLIDADRATQVGLVDAIVEPNALLETGIAHARSAGDKAPVLYAALKRAVNDLSDSGDERRCELALENARAYFDDPVAKRLRGGWEQRNR from the coding sequence ATGCCGAGCTCCACCATCGAGGAGGTCGAAGGACTGTGCACCGACGAGCACGATGGCGTGGTCATTGTGACTCTCGACCGGCCGCCTGCAAATGCGATGAACCGCGACGTGATCCGCGGTATTGCTTGCCTGTTCAACACCTTCGCGGAAGTCAGAGAGCCGCCGCCCGTGGTGATCACGGGAGGTGGCGAGCGTTTCTTCTGTGCCGGAGGTGACATCAAGGAACTGGACGGAGCCGATGTCAGCCAGATCGAGGACCGCATGCGCGAGTTCCACAGGATGCTCGTCGCGATGGACCGGTACCCGCGCCCGGTTGTTGCCGCCGTGAACGGATACTGCGTTGGCGGCGGCGTCGAATACGCGATGTTTGCCGATCTGGTGCTCGCGGCGCCCCATGCACGGTTCGGGTTCCCTGAGATCAACCACGGCCTGCTCCCAGCAGAAAAGGGAATCGAGCGAGTTGCTCGCCTGGTGGGCGTGAAGACTACGCGCGCCCTGCTCTTGACCGGCGATTTGATCGATGCCGATCGCGCTACCCAGGTCGGCCTGGTCGACGCGATCGTCGAGCCGAATGCACTCCTGGAGACTGGCATTGCTCATGCGCGGTCTGCGGGTGACAAGGCGCCCGTGTTGTACGCAGCGCTGAAGCGCGCCGTGAATGATCTCTCCGACTCCGGCGACGAGCGACGTTGTGAACTCGCGCTCGAGAATGCCCGCGCCTACTTCGACGATCCCGTCGCCAAGCGCCTCCGAGGGGGGTGGGAACAACGAAACAGATGA
- a CDS encoding LLM class flavin-dependent oxidoreductase produces MRFIFMSEAETVPGHTHEQRYRELIDEVLLAEEVGFDAFGTSEQHVAIGTATTSAPEVLYPYMMALTKRIQFIHLVTLLPTRINHALRVAERLATEDILSNGRVALGVGRGNTTLALRAFEVSPTENKAQLLEGIEVIRRAMTNDIFSFVGEHYKIPPRSLVPKHIQQPHPPILMATGSPESVRAAAQMGIGAMMGGFYLGFDFLQSMIDIYDAELNATEHDVPTQAQKVAVISGGMHCAETNEDARHWASTLFETVKLSTGGYDRLAQLSSDYAYMGAVKNIDLADQRYMFEDSAGFIVGDPEACIAQVKRFADMGIDAITMRIDGLPHRELMRSIELFGKYVIPTFKNPRSVVRSSDEILVDIRAARPAHQAELEAFENVHAAVGDPR; encoded by the coding sequence ATGCGTTTCATCTTCATGAGCGAGGCAGAGACCGTCCCTGGGCACACCCATGAGCAGCGTTATCGCGAGCTGATCGATGAAGTGCTCTTGGCAGAGGAGGTTGGGTTCGACGCGTTTGGGACATCCGAACAGCATGTAGCGATCGGCACGGCGACTACATCTGCCCCAGAGGTCCTCTACCCCTACATGATGGCGCTGACGAAGCGGATCCAGTTCATCCATCTGGTGACGTTGTTGCCCACTCGGATCAATCACGCTTTGCGTGTCGCGGAGCGCCTCGCCACCGAAGACATCCTTTCGAACGGGCGGGTTGCGCTCGGCGTAGGTCGGGGCAATACGACCCTCGCCCTCCGCGCGTTCGAGGTGTCGCCAACTGAGAACAAGGCTCAACTTCTCGAAGGCATCGAGGTCATTCGCCGCGCGATGACCAACGACATCTTCTCCTTTGTTGGAGAGCACTACAAGATTCCACCGCGTAGCCTGGTTCCCAAGCACATCCAGCAGCCTCACCCCCCGATTCTGATGGCGACCGGCAGTCCCGAATCAGTGCGCGCTGCCGCGCAGATGGGCATCGGCGCGATGATGGGCGGGTTCTACCTCGGCTTCGATTTCTTGCAAAGCATGATCGACATCTACGACGCCGAGCTCAATGCCACGGAGCACGATGTCCCCACCCAAGCCCAGAAGGTGGCCGTGATTTCAGGCGGCATGCACTGTGCGGAGACGAACGAGGACGCGCGGCACTGGGCGTCGACACTGTTCGAAACGGTCAAGCTGTCGACCGGGGGGTACGACCGCCTGGCTCAGCTCTCCAGCGACTACGCGTACATGGGCGCGGTCAAGAATATTGACCTTGCTGACCAGCGCTACATGTTCGAGGATTCCGCCGGTTTTATCGTCGGCGACCCGGAGGCATGCATCGCGCAAGTCAAGAGATTCGCCGACATGGGCATCGATGCGATCACGATGCGAATTGACGGCCTGCCTCACCGGGAACTCATGAGGTCGATCGAGCTCTTCGGCAAGTACGTGATCCCAACGTTCAAGAACCCCCGCTCTGTAGTGCGCTCGTCCGACGAGATCCTCGTGGACATCCGAGCGGCCAGGCCCGCGCACCAAGCTGAGCTCGAGGCCTTTGAGAACGTGCACGCAGCGGTGGGAGACCCGCGATGA
- a CDS encoding flavin reductase family protein — MTQGVLMASLDPVVSGDHLRDQSKLRQLYGRYPTGVAAVCALRDGEPVGIVATSFTSVSLEPAIVSICVQHTSQTWPMLSADGGRIGVSVLASTHQDVCLQIAGRREERFTGVPWFAGNSTSVFLSDAAAWLDCAISRSIKAGDHDVVLLEVRSAAVNEAVAPLVFHDSHFHTLTAR, encoded by the coding sequence ATGACGCAGGGGGTGCTGATGGCGAGTCTTGATCCGGTCGTTTCTGGGGATCACCTTCGGGATCAATCCAAGCTCCGCCAGCTCTACGGTCGCTATCCAACGGGCGTTGCCGCTGTATGCGCACTGCGCGATGGTGAGCCCGTGGGCATCGTGGCGACGTCGTTCACTTCGGTTTCCCTTGAACCGGCGATTGTGTCGATCTGCGTGCAGCACACGTCTCAGACCTGGCCGATGCTTTCCGCCGACGGCGGCCGCATTGGGGTATCGGTCCTGGCTTCGACCCATCAAGACGTGTGCTTGCAGATTGCTGGTAGGCGAGAGGAGAGGTTCACCGGCGTCCCGTGGTTTGCAGGCAACTCCACCTCGGTGTTTCTCTCGGATGCAGCTGCTTGGCTCGACTGCGCGATCTCAAGATCAATCAAGGCGGGCGACCACGATGTGGTTCTCCTTGAGGTCCGCAGTGCAGCAGTGAACGAGGCGGTCGCTCCGCTCGTATTTCACGACAGCCATTTCCACACCCTCACCGCGCGTTAA
- a CDS encoding TetR/AcrR family transcriptional regulator, which yields MSADQVPVAWPGAVRKRSRRELLMEVAADLFLHYPYDQVTVGMICAKAGISGPGLYRHFNNKQALLIAVVEAPLDFLHDAALAIAESEPDSRAALAAMVDFHVRSIISGPPTTLIFLKNELAFPEADRRRIRRAMNLYAEEWIAVVAPLRPDLSDPEVRLLTQAVFSMLNSVATLNKGVDRDSILKTMSTAAVQALTSTRAD from the coding sequence GTGAGTGCTGACCAAGTTCCTGTCGCATGGCCTGGGGCAGTCAGAAAGCGTTCGCGCCGCGAACTTCTGATGGAGGTCGCCGCCGACTTGTTCCTCCACTATCCGTACGACCAAGTCACCGTGGGAATGATCTGCGCGAAGGCAGGCATCTCCGGGCCCGGGCTGTACCGGCACTTCAACAACAAGCAGGCGTTGCTCATCGCCGTCGTCGAGGCTCCGTTGGACTTTCTCCACGATGCGGCGCTTGCCATTGCCGAGTCCGAGCCCGACTCTCGTGCCGCGTTGGCAGCGATGGTCGACTTCCATGTCAGGTCGATCATCTCCGGGCCCCCGACGACGCTGATCTTTCTCAAGAACGAGCTTGCGTTCCCCGAGGCGGACCGCCGCCGCATTCGGCGCGCGATGAATCTCTATGCCGAGGAGTGGATCGCTGTTGTCGCCCCGCTGCGACCAGATCTGTCGGACCCAGAGGTGCGGCTGCTCACGCAGGCGGTCTTTTCGATGCTGAACTCGGTCGCGACGCTGAACAAGGGGGTCGATCGGGACTCGATCCTGAAGACGATGTCGACAGCGGCAGTCCAAGCGTTGACCTCGACCCGAGCAGATTGA
- a CDS encoding ABC transporter permease → MKSASTALRQLLSSVFAAAAALAVGIVCIGLSGFPAKASLRTMLVGAAGSSQAWAATLNEVVPLVLVALAWIVAIRAGRINIGFQGQMLGGAMCATVVGIYLPTGGSHVGLVAAVIASSLGGAVLSGLAAALAHWRGVPEIISTLLMSFMMVQVVAWAIRGPLNEPHQSLPQTSPVRSGARWPTLISETPLHYDILLSIGLACVVAWALRSTTFGWRARMSGDNPEAAQHVGINTSTVGIVAMLLSGGLAGIAGGSLVLSSLLGNLVDGVDGGFGLEGIAVALLAGNSAIACIPAAILLAGVDQGGALTEANLAVPSALVGIVQGLVIVAVAAAANLRTGVIRRTWLTIRDALPNRATVRSAREVTQ, encoded by the coding sequence ATGAAGTCGGCATCTACGGCCCTGCGTCAACTTCTCAGCTCTGTCTTCGCGGCGGCGGCCGCCCTTGCTGTCGGCATCGTGTGCATCGGACTCAGCGGGTTTCCAGCGAAGGCGAGCCTGCGCACCATGCTTGTTGGCGCTGCCGGATCGAGTCAAGCATGGGCCGCGACGCTCAATGAAGTCGTGCCGCTGGTGCTGGTTGCACTCGCGTGGATCGTGGCCATTCGGGCCGGGCGTATCAATATCGGGTTTCAGGGTCAGATGCTCGGCGGCGCCATGTGTGCCACGGTCGTTGGCATCTACCTTCCCACCGGTGGAAGCCACGTCGGTCTGGTCGCCGCTGTCATCGCGTCCAGCTTAGGTGGTGCTGTGCTGTCCGGGCTCGCTGCTGCCCTTGCACATTGGCGCGGGGTACCCGAGATCATCTCGACCTTGTTGATGAGCTTCATGATGGTTCAAGTCGTAGCGTGGGCAATCCGCGGGCCGTTGAACGAGCCACATCAATCATTACCGCAAACCTCGCCGGTACGTTCAGGCGCCCGGTGGCCGACGCTCATTTCTGAGACGCCCCTCCACTACGACATCCTCTTATCGATCGGGCTGGCGTGCGTGGTCGCATGGGCGTTGCGCTCGACCACCTTCGGATGGCGCGCTCGGATGTCCGGTGACAATCCAGAGGCCGCCCAGCACGTAGGCATCAATACGTCCACGGTCGGCATCGTCGCGATGCTGTTGTCGGGTGGATTGGCCGGTATCGCCGGCGGCTCGCTCGTCTTGTCTTCCCTGCTCGGCAACTTGGTCGACGGCGTCGACGGCGGATTTGGGCTGGAGGGGATCGCGGTCGCGTTACTCGCGGGCAACTCGGCAATCGCATGCATTCCGGCCGCGATCCTCCTCGCCGGAGTCGACCAGGGAGGCGCGCTCACCGAGGCGAACCTGGCCGTGCCTTCCGCGCTTGTCGGAATAGTGCAGGGCTTGGTCATCGTCGCCGTTGCCGCCGCAGCCAACCTGCGGACCGGCGTCATCCGCAGGACATGGCTGACCATTCGAGACGCGCTTCCGAACCGCGCCACCGTTCGGTCAGCACGCGAGGTGACGCAATGA
- a CDS encoding ABC transporter permease — MNVLDATWLASSIVAAAPLLLAASGELVSQRAGVLNIGLEAYILAGAFFGYWAEVATGSLWIGVACGVGAGLLLAAGMGIASIQCGADQLVVGIGMVLLATGATSYIFDVRFGGTSTVSLKPMESVSVPVVSDIPFLGRPLFDQSVLVYVSYLAVPLAAFVLYRTTWGLAVRASGEAPVAAVANGLKVRALRWQALLLSGAMGGLAGAFLSVAQLGFFVHGMSSGRGYLALAAIFFGQWRAKGAFLACLIFGAAQSLQLRLQGLPSVPRSVWIVFAIAILAHLIYSHRGRDELFRIAHLLEAVVAIVVAACGILSADITLPSELWLALPYVLSLIVLGLSVGTSRMPSGLTLSPRPT; from the coding sequence ATGAACGTCCTTGATGCGACATGGCTCGCATCTTCTATCGTGGCCGCAGCTCCGCTGCTGTTGGCTGCATCAGGCGAATTGGTCTCACAGCGGGCAGGGGTGCTCAACATCGGGCTCGAGGCGTACATCCTCGCCGGTGCGTTCTTCGGATATTGGGCTGAAGTGGCGACCGGCTCCCTGTGGATCGGCGTCGCGTGCGGTGTCGGGGCGGGCCTCCTCCTGGCAGCCGGGATGGGTATCGCATCCATTCAGTGTGGCGCAGACCAGCTCGTCGTTGGCATCGGCATGGTTCTGCTAGCCACGGGCGCAACGTCGTACATCTTTGATGTCCGGTTCGGTGGAACATCAACCGTTTCACTCAAGCCCATGGAAAGTGTGTCGGTACCGGTGGTCAGCGACATCCCGTTCCTGGGGCGGCCATTGTTCGACCAAAGCGTTCTCGTCTATGTTTCCTACCTCGCCGTGCCGCTCGCTGCATTCGTCCTCTACCGGACCACGTGGGGTCTCGCGGTGCGCGCCAGCGGCGAGGCTCCGGTGGCGGCTGTCGCGAACGGACTTAAGGTGAGGGCACTGCGCTGGCAGGCACTCCTCCTGTCCGGAGCTATGGGCGGCCTTGCCGGCGCCTTCCTTTCGGTCGCACAACTGGGCTTCTTCGTACATGGCATGAGCTCGGGCCGCGGCTACCTCGCACTCGCCGCGATCTTCTTCGGCCAGTGGAGAGCCAAGGGCGCGTTCCTGGCGTGCCTGATCTTCGGTGCCGCGCAGTCCCTTCAACTGCGACTGCAGGGTCTGCCCAGCGTGCCAAGATCGGTGTGGATTGTGTTCGCCATCGCCATCCTTGCCCACTTGATCTACTCGCATCGAGGCCGCGATGAGCTGTTCCGCATCGCGCACCTTCTCGAGGCCGTCGTCGCGATAGTTGTCGCAGCGTGTGGGATCTTGTCAGCTGACATCACGTTGCCCAGTGAGTTGTGGCTGGCGCTGCCATATGTGCTAAGCCTGATCGTGCTCGGACTGAGCGTCGGGACCTCCCGAATGCCGTCAGGTCTGACACTTTCGCCGCGACCGACCTAA
- a CDS encoding BMP family ABC transporter substrate-binding protein: MRRKTSAVVALSVAITMGLSGCGSTSGTKGTSSGANSHDSTSSGQLRIGLALNGPINDKGFNQGYYDGLEAAAKKYDGKISVVQNLKTPAQQQTGFANLAKSNDLVLLSSGEFSDVGAQIAKQYPKVEFVGSQPPASKDVPANFHYYGINFASSAFLIGAISAKLSKTGTVAFVGGPQDPPSTQAKAGFTAGAKYAVPGIKVQSSFAGSYADPAAASSAAAAEFANGADVVDAFLDSGWTGVLQAAKSSGKDVKVFTGSLRSCTGGGVGFADENYSALVEFQVKSFVNKSLPAGGKQIGLEDGIQTVGLCSSIANEAAYVKELTAKVNSSAVIVPTS, translated from the coding sequence ATGCGACGCAAGACAAGCGCTGTGGTGGCGCTGAGCGTGGCGATCACCATGGGACTCTCTGGATGCGGGAGCACCAGCGGAACCAAAGGCACCAGCTCGGGCGCAAACTCTCACGACAGCACCAGTTCGGGCCAGCTGCGGATCGGCTTGGCGCTGAATGGGCCCATCAATGACAAGGGCTTCAACCAAGGGTATTACGACGGACTGGAGGCAGCGGCGAAAAAGTACGACGGAAAGATCTCGGTCGTGCAGAACCTGAAGACGCCTGCTCAGCAACAGACCGGGTTCGCCAACCTGGCCAAGTCGAACGACCTCGTCCTGCTGTCTTCTGGCGAGTTCTCCGACGTCGGCGCCCAGATCGCAAAGCAGTATCCCAAGGTGGAGTTTGTTGGCTCGCAGCCACCAGCCTCCAAGGATGTGCCAGCCAACTTTCACTATTACGGCATCAATTTCGCCAGTTCAGCCTTCTTGATCGGCGCAATCTCGGCGAAGTTGAGTAAGACGGGGACGGTCGCATTCGTCGGCGGGCCCCAGGATCCGCCGTCAACCCAGGCGAAGGCGGGATTCACCGCCGGAGCGAAATACGCAGTCCCCGGTATCAAGGTCCAGTCGAGCTTCGCTGGCTCATATGCCGATCCTGCAGCGGCGTCCTCGGCCGCGGCTGCGGAGTTCGCGAACGGCGCCGACGTGGTCGATGCATTCCTCGACTCGGGCTGGACTGGCGTCCTCCAAGCGGCGAAGAGCTCTGGAAAGGACGTCAAGGTCTTTACCGGCTCCCTGCGCAGCTGCACCGGGGGCGGCGTGGGGTTCGCCGACGAGAACTACAGCGCACTAGTCGAATTCCAGGTCAAGAGCTTCGTGAACAAGTCACTCCCCGCCGGTGGCAAACAGATCGGCCTTGAAGACGGAATTCAGACTGTGGGGTTGTGCTCATCGATCGCGAACGAAGCCGCCTATGTGAAGGAACTGACCGCGAAGGTCAACTCCAGCGCGGTCATCGTTCCGACGAGCTGA
- a CDS encoding ABC transporter ATP-binding protein produces MTVAHGATGTTLALEAHKICKTYGEVVANDHVSLAIPEAQVLAILGENGAGKSTLMSILCGLTRPDSGEIRVKGTPRSFRRPEDAQRAGIGMVHQHFMLVNDMTVAENIALTRSGHWSSNRLASEVKNALRSLSEEYDLHLEPDAFIKDLSVGQRQRVEIAKLLCGDFHTLIFDEPSAVLTEQEWRDMGAILKRLSGSGKSIVIVTHKLAEAIEVASQCAVLRNGRVEGVVHTEDVTTAELARMMVGRDVSLPTALMAPAVGDVVFRADRICLDTAVRSTSLKDVSFSIRRGEIFGVAGVDGNGQTGLVRVMSGMQLQTTGCVALNGHTLTPGSVAAYIDAGGAVIPEDRQQTGLNLAMSVADNLISKDVKRFTRAGILRRPEIRMHAEAVAAEYGIVAANVKHPASSLSGGNQQKIVIARELGRPSSFLIASQPTRGLDLGAVEFVYKAIERFRTAGGAVLLISSDLDEILTLSDRIAVMSDGHLSQPWVRGALSKEEIGLLMTSSVSTGEDVR; encoded by the coding sequence GTGACGGTGGCTCATGGCGCAACAGGTACGACGCTCGCGCTGGAAGCTCACAAGATCTGCAAGACCTATGGAGAAGTTGTCGCCAACGATCACGTGAGTCTCGCCATCCCTGAAGCGCAAGTGCTCGCGATCTTGGGAGAGAACGGCGCCGGAAAGTCGACCCTGATGAGCATATTGTGTGGTTTGACCCGGCCGGACTCAGGCGAGATCCGAGTCAAAGGCACGCCGCGGAGCTTCCGTCGGCCCGAGGACGCGCAGCGGGCTGGAATCGGCATGGTCCACCAGCACTTCATGCTCGTCAACGACATGACGGTCGCGGAAAACATCGCCCTCACCCGTTCGGGCCACTGGTCCTCAAACCGCCTTGCGTCCGAGGTCAAGAACGCCCTGCGATCCTTGTCGGAGGAATACGACCTTCACCTCGAGCCAGACGCTTTCATCAAGGATCTATCGGTCGGGCAGCGGCAACGAGTCGAGATCGCGAAGCTGCTGTGCGGCGACTTTCACACGTTGATCTTCGACGAGCCCAGCGCGGTCTTGACCGAACAGGAATGGCGGGACATGGGCGCGATCCTCAAGCGCCTTTCTGGCTCAGGGAAGAGCATCGTCATCGTCACCCACAAACTCGCCGAAGCCATCGAAGTCGCTTCGCAATGCGCCGTGTTGCGCAACGGACGGGTCGAGGGAGTAGTTCACACGGAGGACGTCACGACGGCGGAGCTTGCCAGAATGATGGTTGGCCGTGACGTGAGCCTGCCAACGGCCCTCATGGCACCGGCAGTTGGCGATGTCGTATTCCGGGCCGACCGGATCTGCCTTGATACCGCAGTTCGAAGCACGTCGCTCAAGGACGTGTCGTTCTCGATCCGGCGCGGCGAAATCTTCGGCGTCGCCGGTGTCGATGGCAATGGGCAGACGGGGCTCGTGCGGGTGATGTCGGGTATGCAACTGCAGACGACCGGTTGCGTTGCATTGAACGGGCATACCCTCACGCCCGGCTCGGTCGCCGCATATATCGATGCCGGAGGGGCCGTGATCCCTGAGGACCGTCAGCAAACAGGTCTCAACCTGGCGATGTCGGTCGCCGACAATCTCATCAGCAAAGACGTCAAGCGGTTCACCCGTGCTGGAATCCTGCGGCGCCCGGAGATCCGGATGCATGCGGAAGCAGTGGCCGCCGAATACGGCATCGTCGCGGCGAACGTCAAACACCCGGCCAGCAGCCTGTCGGGCGGCAATCAGCAGAAGATTGTCATCGCACGCGAACTCGGCCGCCCCTCGTCGTTTCTGATCGCATCGCAACCAACGCGAGGACTAGATCTGGGCGCAGTCGAGTTCGTGTACAAGGCCATCGAACGCTTCAGAACCGCTGGCGGAGCAGTCCTGCTCATTTCTTCAGACCTCGATGAGATCCTCACGCTGTCTGACCGGATCGCGGTGATGTCCGACGGGCACCTGTCACAACCCTGGGTCCGCGGGGCACTGTCCAAGGAGGAAATAGGTCTCCTCATGACTAGCTCAGTGTCCACGGGCGAGGATGTGCGATGA